In Peptococcaceae bacterium, a single genomic region encodes these proteins:
- a CDS encoding anaerobic ribonucleoside-triphosphate reductase activating protein, translating into MDYPGKIAAVVFAPGCNLGCYYCHNRVLLSAEGTRSLIPVGEVLAFLEERKGFLDAVVISGGEPTLQDGLEGFASAVKKMGYLVKLDTNGTNPRVLEELMGKGLLDYVAMDIKAPFSKYEEICGTGAYLEEIQKSIALLLETDKGDYEFRTTMVPDLDEDDVESIAAEIAGAKLYVLQQYRPPDTPGGKRTPGAWPRPHSAEYIRRAAGKAARLVKKCITRGI; encoded by the coding sequence GTGGATTACCCCGGAAAGATTGCGGCCGTTGTGTTTGCTCCCGGATGCAATCTTGGTTGTTATTACTGCCACAACCGCGTCCTGCTGTCGGCGGAAGGAACCCGCAGTCTCATACCGGTAGGGGAAGTGCTTGCCTTTCTCGAAGAACGGAAAGGTTTCCTGGACGCCGTCGTGATCAGCGGCGGAGAGCCGACCCTGCAGGACGGCCTGGAAGGATTCGCCTCGGCCGTTAAAAAAATGGGGTACCTGGTGAAGCTGGATACAAACGGCACTAACCCGCGGGTGCTGGAAGAACTTATGGGGAAGGGGCTGCTGGACTATGTCGCCATGGATATAAAGGCGCCCTTTTCCAAGTACGAGGAAATATGCGGGACCGGCGCTTACCTGGAGGAGATCCAAAAAAGCATTGCCTTGCTGCTGGAAACAGACAAGGGGGACTACGAGTTCAGAACAACGATGGTCCCCGACCTGGATGAGGACGATGTGGAGTCTATCGCTGCAGAGATTGCGGGAGCGAAACTCTATGTCCTGCAGCAGTACCGGCCGCCGGATACGCCGGGCGGGAAAAGAACTCCCGGGGCTTGGCCCCGGCCGCACAGCGCCGAATATATCCGGCGGGCTGCCGGGAAGGCTGCCAGGCTGGTAAAAAAATGCATCACGAGAGGTATATGA
- a CDS encoding transposase, whose product MEYPLRLIETRDTEGKPVTIVTNVFTMSAEEIGELYRYRWQIEIFFKWLKQHLHVKHLYGLGQQAVENQLYIALATYCLLMMLRLESGF is encoded by the coding sequence ATGGAATACCCTCTGCGCTTGATTGAAACAAGGGATACCGAAGGGAAACCTGTTACAATTGTGACGAACGTATTCACCATGAGCGCCGAAGAAATCGGGGAATTGTACCGCTATCGCTGGCAGATTGAGATTTTTTTCAAATGGCTCAAGCAGCATTTGCATGTAAAGCATCTGTACGGCTTAGGTCAACAGGCGGTGGAGAACCAGTTGTATATTGCGTTAGCAACCTACTGCCTATTAATGATGCTCCGGCTTGAGTCCGGCTTTTGA
- a CDS encoding FAD-binding protein, giving the protein MSILIDRKKCAGCGACIEACPFQAINLTDGVAEINENCRVCGACIKVCPVEAIMLVEKEKQQKTEMETYRGVWVFAEQRAGKISNIAFELLGEGRKLADALGVELSAFLIGHEVAGRAAELFSYGADNVYLTEDPELKDYRTESYAGVICAAIEKYKPEIVLIGATNIGRDLGPRVAARIGTGLTADCTGLSIDLERRLLLQTRPAFGGNLMATIICPDSRPQMATVRPGVMKKINKVSFQNGKVIRVDYPKSILNVRTRVREIIRETSKVVNLEEAQIIVSGGRGLGGPDGFSLLEKVAEKLGGVVGASRGAVDSGWIDSSHQVGQTGKTVHPKIYIACGISGAIQHVAGMQNSGIIVAINKNPLAPIFEIADYGIVGDIYQVLPIFLEALEAKRKTS; this is encoded by the coding sequence ATGAGTATTCTGATTGACAGGAAAAAGTGCGCGGGCTGTGGAGCATGTATTGAAGCATGTCCTTTTCAGGCCATCAATCTAACAGACGGCGTTGCTGAAATAAATGAAAATTGCAGGGTATGCGGCGCCTGTATTAAAGTATGTCCCGTTGAAGCAATTATGCTTGTAGAAAAGGAAAAACAACAAAAAACAGAGATGGAGACTTACCGCGGTGTGTGGGTTTTTGCAGAACAGCGAGCAGGCAAGATTTCGAATATTGCATTTGAACTTCTAGGCGAAGGGCGAAAACTGGCGGATGCATTAGGAGTTGAGTTGTCTGCGTTTTTAATTGGTCATGAGGTGGCGGGCAGAGCAGCAGAACTCTTCTCCTATGGCGCCGATAATGTTTATCTCACCGAGGATCCGGAATTGAAGGACTACCGGACTGAAAGCTATGCGGGAGTCATTTGTGCGGCAATCGAAAAGTATAAACCGGAAATAGTTTTGATTGGAGCGACAAATATTGGAAGAGACCTGGGACCACGCGTTGCCGCGCGGATCGGGACAGGGCTGACCGCAGACTGCACGGGGTTAAGCATTGACCTTGAAAGGAGGCTCCTTTTGCAGACCAGACCGGCATTCGGCGGAAACCTAATGGCTACTATTATTTGCCCCGACAGCCGGCCGCAAATGGCTACTGTTCGCCCGGGTGTGATGAAAAAAATAAACAAAGTCTCTTTCCAGAACGGCAAAGTAATAAGAGTTGATTATCCTAAAAGCATCTTGAATGTACGCACCCGTGTGAGAGAAATAATCAGGGAAACAAGCAAGGTTGTTAATTTGGAAGAGGCCCAGATTATTGTCTCGGGGGGACGCGGCCTGGGTGGACCCGATGGTTTTTCCCTTCTGGAAAAGGTGGCCGAGAAACTGGGAGGTGTTGTGGGAGCTTCGCGCGGGGCTGTGGATTCTGGCTGGATTGACAGTTCCCATCAGGTTGGGCAGACAGGTAAAACGGTTCACCCTAAAATTTATATAGCCTGTGGAATTTCAGGAGCTATCCAGCATGTGGCAGGTATGCAGAACTCGGGCATCATCGTGGCAATAAACAAAAACCCGCTTGCGCCAATTTTTGAAATCGCGGATTATGGAATTGTAGGCGACATCTACCAGGTTCTACCAATATTCCTGGAAGCGCTTGAAGCTAAAAGAAAAACCAGTTAA
- a CDS encoding reverse transcriptase domain-containing protein — MKATGIRMVRYADDILIFGKSRKQVGQYMAYAIKVLEKDLKLKVNREKTCITSVYQGVAFLGVNIYEKWVTVHPKRIKRFKDKIRKLTQRNQGKSLENVIKELNPVLRGWGNYFRIANCKGLLEELMGWIRRRLRMIKMKEWKTWKALHKQLRRMGYNGDFEKISVTRWRNSASPLISMALPNRWFDTLI, encoded by the coding sequence ATGAAGGCAACCGGGATACGAATGGTGCGATATGCCGATGATATCCTGATTTTCGGGAAAAGCCGGAAACAGGTTGGGCAATACATGGCCTATGCCATAAAGGTACTGGAAAAAGACCTGAAGCTAAAGGTGAACCGGGAAAAGACCTGCATAACCAGCGTATACCAAGGTGTGGCCTTTTTGGGGGTCAACATATACGAAAAGTGGGTGACCGTACATCCAAAAAGAATCAAGCGGTTTAAGGACAAAATCAGGAAACTGACCCAAAGGAATCAGGGAAAGAGTCTGGAGAACGTCATAAAAGAACTCAATCCCGTATTGCGCGGCTGGGGTAACTATTTCAGGATAGCTAACTGCAAGGGACTGCTGGAGGAACTGATGGGCTGGATAAGAAGGCGGCTCCGGATGATAAAGATGAAGGAATGGAAGACATGGAAGGCGCTGCATAAGCAATTACGCCGAATGGGCTATAATGGGGACTTTGAAAAAATCTCGGTAACACGTTGGAGAAACTCAGCGAGCCCGTTAATCAGCATGGCACTTCCAAACCGATGGTTCGACACTTTGATATGA
- a CDS encoding tyrosine-type recombinase/integrase: MQLKKAIGYKYDSEAGHLKRFDRFTLVKYPSADSLTKEIVLDWGKKQSYESQANQCSRASIIRQFGKYMDSLGLDAYIIPKGYYRTEEQYVPYIYTQDELERFFAETDKCHYCSECPDRHLIMPVFFRMIYICGLRVSEARLLKVGDVDLDNGILIINHSKKDNSRLVPMSSSLTERCRDYARKVHPFLDGKAYFFPAADGNPMTITNVYHNFRRFLWHAGISHGGRGKGPRVHDFRHAYAFFAAHGGENAGVCIQNCNH, translated from the coding sequence GTGCAACTGAAGAAGGCAATAGGCTACAAATACGACTCTGAGGCTGGACATCTGAAGCGCTTTGACCGGTTTACCCTGGTAAAATATCCGTCAGCAGATAGTCTTACGAAAGAAATCGTCCTCGACTGGGGCAAAAAGCAATCATACGAGTCGCAGGCCAACCAGTGCTCGCGGGCTTCCATCATACGTCAGTTCGGAAAATATATGGATTCCCTTGGACTTGATGCTTACATCATCCCGAAAGGCTACTATCGAACAGAGGAACAGTACGTCCCGTATATTTATACCCAGGATGAACTTGAACGTTTCTTTGCAGAAACGGATAAATGCCACTACTGCAGCGAGTGTCCTGACAGGCACCTAATCATGCCAGTGTTCTTCCGGATGATATACATCTGCGGTCTGCGAGTGTCGGAAGCTAGACTCCTTAAGGTTGGCGATGTGGATCTTGACAACGGGATTCTCATCATTAACCATTCAAAGAAGGATAACAGTAGGCTGGTTCCTATGTCCAGCTCTCTTACGGAGCGGTGCCGTGATTATGCCAGGAAAGTCCATCCGTTCCTGGACGGAAAGGCGTATTTCTTTCCGGCAGCGGATGGGAACCCAATGACGATAACGAATGTTTATCATAACTTCAGGAGATTTCTCTGGCACGCCGGCATTTCACATGGCGGCAGGGGCAAAGGCCCGCGGGTCCATGATTTTCGCCATGCCTACGCCTTTTTCGCAGCGCATGGTGGGGAGAACGCCGGGGTCTGTATCCAAAACTGCAATCATTAA
- a CDS encoding ribonucleoside triphosphate reductase → MFKEIIKRDGKIEKFKPEKITWAIFKAAMACGGSDFGRAEFLCQQVLELAKKKYGDQRPDVEGIQDLVEKVLIENGHAQTAKAYILYREKRKSARELNALIGATIDMFADYLGERDWQVQENANTQRSINGLNNYVRETFTKKYWLHEIYPVEVREAHENGDCHIHDLGFFGPYCAGWDLRQLLVHGFGGVDGKVESRPAKHLRSFLGQIVNSTFTTQGETAGAQAWSSIDTYCAPFIRYDGLTYQQVKQSLQEFVFNINVPTRVGFQCPFSNLTFDINVPETLKGQAVICGGQPTGDVYGDFQAEMDVFNKAFCEVMLEGDAKGRVFTFPIPTINITKGFDWNNPVVDEFMKITCKYGIPYFANYINSDLSPDDAVSMCCRLRLNTKELRKRGGGLFGSNPMTGSIGVFTINLPRIGYLSSSASEFKTRLWKMACIGKTSLEIKRKIIEKLSDDGLYPYSSFFLRDIKERTGQYWYNHFSTIGIVGMNEALLNFMGKDITTSEGQEFAVEILEYLREILVEFQEETGHVYNLEATPAEGTSYRLAQLDKMKYPDIITAGVNVPYYTNSSQVPVGYTDDIFQVLELQDRLQSLYTGGTVQHLYLGESIEDIETCKNLIKKIFERYKMPYISITPTFSICKEHGYLKGEQFSCPQCGQPAEVWSRVTGYLRPVQNYNKGKKEEYFNRKKFKLPSTLS, encoded by the coding sequence ATGTTTAAAGAGATCATTAAAAGGGACGGGAAAATAGAAAAGTTTAAGCCGGAAAAGATTACCTGGGCTATCTTTAAAGCGGCTATGGCCTGCGGAGGCAGTGATTTTGGGCGCGCCGAGTTCCTGTGCCAGCAGGTTTTGGAACTGGCCAAAAAGAAATACGGCGACCAGAGGCCGGATGTGGAAGGCATCCAGGACTTGGTGGAAAAAGTCCTGATTGAAAACGGCCATGCCCAGACCGCCAAAGCATATATACTGTACCGCGAGAAGAGGAAAAGCGCCCGTGAATTAAACGCGCTCATCGGGGCGACCATTGACATGTTCGCCGATTACCTGGGAGAAAGAGACTGGCAGGTCCAGGAGAACGCCAACACCCAGCGAAGCATAAACGGGTTGAATAACTATGTGCGCGAGACTTTTACCAAAAAATACTGGCTGCACGAGATCTACCCCGTGGAAGTGAGAGAGGCTCACGAGAACGGCGACTGCCATATCCATGACCTCGGGTTTTTCGGGCCCTACTGTGCTGGATGGGACCTTCGCCAGCTTCTGGTGCATGGTTTCGGCGGTGTTGACGGCAAGGTGGAGAGCCGGCCGGCTAAGCACCTGCGCTCATTTTTAGGGCAGATTGTCAACTCCACTTTCACGACCCAGGGTGAAACGGCGGGCGCCCAGGCCTGGTCCAGCATCGACACATACTGCGCCCCGTTCATACGCTACGACGGCCTTACGTATCAACAGGTGAAGCAGTCGCTGCAGGAGTTTGTCTTCAATATCAATGTGCCTACGCGCGTGGGCTTCCAGTGCCCGTTTTCCAATCTTACCTTTGATATAAATGTGCCGGAAACCTTGAAAGGGCAGGCTGTCATCTGCGGGGGACAGCCAACGGGAGATGTTTATGGCGATTTCCAGGCGGAAATGGATGTTTTTAACAAGGCTTTTTGCGAGGTTATGCTGGAGGGAGACGCCAAAGGGCGGGTCTTTACCTTTCCCATTCCCACCATTAATATTACCAAGGGATTTGACTGGAACAACCCGGTGGTTGACGAGTTCATGAAAATAACCTGCAAGTATGGCATACCATATTTTGCTAATTATATCAATTCAGACCTTTCGCCTGATGATGCCGTCTCCATGTGTTGCCGCCTTCGCCTGAACACGAAAGAACTCCGAAAAAGGGGAGGAGGGCTTTTCGGCAGCAATCCCATGACCGGTTCCATCGGGGTTTTTACCATCAATCTGCCCCGTATAGGTTATCTTTCCTCATCGGCCAGCGAATTTAAAACGAGGCTTTGGAAAATGGCCTGTATCGGCAAAACATCACTGGAAATAAAGAGGAAGATCATAGAAAAATTGAGCGATGACGGGTTGTACCCCTATTCAAGCTTCTTCTTGCGAGACATTAAAGAAAGGACAGGCCAGTACTGGTACAACCACTTCAGCACCATTGGCATCGTGGGCATGAACGAGGCACTCCTCAACTTCATGGGTAAGGACATAACCACCAGCGAAGGCCAGGAGTTTGCCGTCGAAATACTGGAGTACTTGAGGGAGATTCTCGTGGAATTCCAGGAGGAAACGGGACACGTATACAACCTGGAAGCAACACCGGCGGAAGGGACTTCCTACCGCCTGGCCCAGCTTGATAAGATGAAATACCCCGATATTATCACCGCCGGCGTAAATGTGCCATATTATACCAATTCCAGCCAGGTGCCGGTGGGGTACACCGATGACATATTCCAGGTATTGGAGCTTCAAGACAGGCTGCAGAGTCTTTATACAGGGGGCACGGTCCAGCACCTTTACCTGGGCGAAAGCATCGAAGACATCGAAACCTGCAAAAACTTGATCAAAAAAATCTTTGAGCGCTATAAGATGCCGTATATCTCTATTACTCCCACCTTCAGCATTTGCAAGGAACATGGTTATCTAAAGGGCGAGCAGTTCAGCTGCCCCCAGTGCGGCCAGCCGGCCGAGGTCTGGTCCAGGGTAACGGGCTATTTAAGACCGGTGCAGAATTACAACAAAGGGAAGAAAGAAGAGTATTTCAACCGCAAAAAATTCAAGCTTCCCTCCACGTTATCATGA
- a CDS encoding peptidoglycan DD-metalloendopeptidase family protein: protein MKKCITIMSTRTGLACLGILLAAWGVSYACAVREDGPRALLADGSRIAVVVNESQVKEAVEKARAEMAQESGLTITGFKTVLSCEKDEGQPEGEPLAEKELVGLLKERLEWKVDAFAICVNGKSILCLADESSAREALERLKERYLSQEKEEYALDALGYAEEVNIKAEECLLKDIKTPEQAEEVLARGLDRMEQYIVKSGDTLWTIARDNNTTVEELREANPQINGDLLRIGQKIELKRLEPLLNVVYTLTTTVIEKTPYRVVYENDAGMYRHQQKVKQEGAYGSCRVTYRITKSNGLETARQVLAEEVLAEPVARVVVRGTRSMVVSSRSGNWQGQLEWPIQGPVTSGYGYRGREFHAAIDIDGVTGDPVYAAASGTVIFTGWAGNLGKCIAIDHDYGLVTRYAHLESINVSAGQKVSGGSLIGQVGSTGRSTGSHLHFEVWDNGQPQNPLRYLNK from the coding sequence TTGAAAAAATGCATAACGATTATGTCAACGCGCACCGGTCTTGCCTGTTTGGGAATTCTCCTGGCCGCCTGGGGCGTGTCATACGCCTGTGCAGTGAGAGAGGACGGCCCTCGAGCGCTGTTGGCCGACGGCAGCCGGATAGCCGTGGTGGTTAATGAGAGCCAGGTTAAAGAAGCTGTTGAAAAAGCCAGGGCTGAGATGGCCCAAGAGAGCGGATTAACGATCACGGGGTTTAAGACGGTATTAAGCTGCGAGAAAGATGAGGGGCAGCCGGAAGGCGAGCCGCTGGCGGAGAAAGAACTGGTCGGCCTGCTGAAAGAAAGGCTGGAATGGAAGGTTGACGCTTTTGCCATCTGCGTTAACGGTAAAAGCATCCTCTGCCTGGCTGATGAATCTTCAGCCAGGGAAGCCCTGGAAAGACTAAAAGAGCGGTACCTGTCCCAGGAAAAGGAAGAGTATGCCTTGGATGCTCTTGGTTATGCCGAAGAGGTGAATATAAAAGCGGAGGAGTGTCTCCTTAAAGACATCAAGACCCCGGAGCAAGCTGAAGAAGTTTTAGCCCGGGGCCTGGATAGGATGGAGCAATACATTGTAAAAAGCGGCGATACCTTATGGACGATTGCCCGTGACAACAACACGACGGTGGAGGAGTTGAGGGAAGCTAACCCGCAAATAAACGGCGACCTCTTGAGGATCGGGCAGAAGATAGAGTTAAAACGGTTGGAACCTCTGCTTAACGTTGTTTATACGCTGACCACAACAGTCATAGAGAAAACACCTTACAGGGTGGTTTATGAAAACGATGCCGGCATGTACCGTCACCAGCAAAAAGTTAAGCAGGAAGGCGCTTATGGGTCTTGCAGGGTAACATACCGGATAACCAAGTCCAACGGTTTGGAAACAGCAAGGCAAGTGCTTGCGGAAGAGGTGCTTGCGGAGCCTGTCGCCCGGGTAGTGGTCCGGGGGACTAGAAGCATGGTCGTATCCTCCCGCTCAGGAAACTGGCAGGGACAGCTTGAATGGCCCATCCAGGGACCTGTTACTTCCGGGTATGGTTACCGGGGGCGGGAGTTCCACGCCGCTATCGACATAGACGGCGTGACGGGAGATCCAGTTTATGCGGCGGCAAGCGGAACTGTTATTTTTACCGGCTGGGCAGGAAACCTGGGGAAGTGTATTGCCATTGACCACGATTATGGGCTGGTCACCCGGTATGCCCATCTGGAGAGTATAAATGTTTCTGCCGGTCAAAAAGTCAGCGGCGGCAGTTTAATCGGCCAAGTTGGTTCTACCGGCCGGAGCACCGGTTCACACTTGCACTTTGAGGTTTGGGACAACGGGCAGCCGCAGAACCCCTTGCGCTACTTGAATAAATAA
- a CDS encoding electron transfer flavoprotein subunit beta/FixA family protein encodes MKIIVCIKQVPNTNEVKIDPKTGTLIREGVPSIINPDDRNALEAALVLKEENDAEVIVLSMGPPQAEFAIREALALGADRGILLSDSAFAGSDTWATSYILAAAIRKIGQFDLVLCGRQAIDGDTAQVGPEIAEFLDIPQVTYVKKITMMEHRKVVIERMLEDGYEVVETSCPLLLTTVKELNEPRYPTVGGIIDAFDKQEITLWTATDIGVDPKKIGLKGSPTRVLKTFTPPPKGKGKILQGSPKEMVFQLIQELSAKNVL; translated from the coding sequence ATGAAGATTATTGTTTGTATCAAACAAGTCCCTAATACAAATGAAGTTAAAATAGATCCCAAAACCGGCACCCTAATCAGAGAAGGGGTTCCAAGCATTATTAATCCGGATGATAGAAATGCCCTGGAAGCTGCTCTAGTCCTGAAAGAGGAAAATGATGCCGAAGTAATCGTTTTAAGCATGGGACCTCCCCAGGCTGAATTTGCGATTAGAGAAGCCCTGGCCTTGGGGGCCGACAGGGGTATACTTTTATCCGATAGTGCCTTTGCCGGGTCTGATACCTGGGCTACTTCCTATATTTTGGCCGCAGCCATTAGAAAAATTGGACAATTTGACCTTGTCCTTTGCGGCCGCCAGGCAATTGACGGGGATACCGCCCAAGTAGGTCCGGAGATTGCGGAGTTTTTAGATATTCCCCAGGTAACATATGTGAAAAAAATAACAATGATGGAGCATCGCAAAGTTGTGATAGAAAGAATGCTGGAAGATGGATACGAGGTTGTGGAAACCAGCTGTCCGTTATTATTGACGACTGTCAAGGAATTGAATGAACCGCGTTATCCCACGGTCGGCGGGATTATTGACGCTTTCGACAAACAAGAAATTACATTATGGACTGCAACAGACATTGGAGTCGATCCAAAAAAAATAGGCCTTAAAGGATCGCCTACCCGTGTTTTGAAAACCTTTACACCGCCTCCGAAAGGAAAAGGTAAAATTTTGCAAGGCTCCCCCAAAGAAATGGTTTTCCAGCTGATACAAGAATTAAGCGCTAAGAATGTTTTGTAA
- a CDS encoding acyl-CoA dehydrogenase: MNFTLTPKQQMLKNFFREFAKKEVEPLAAKIDESEEFPWSTVKKMAKLGIMGIPFPKEYGGAGGDTLSYTIAVEEISRACAATGIILAAHVSTACHPIYQFGNEEQKQKYLKPMAQGQLLGAIALTEPNAGSDASNQQTTAELDRDAYVINGTKMFITNGGVADVYIVFAVTNRSKGLKGISAFIVEKGLPGFSFGIKENKMGIRASSTTELIFQECRIPKENLLGKEGEGFYIAMQSLNGGRIGIGAQALGIAQAALDESIRYSKERYQFKRRIGDFQAIQWMLADMATEIDAARFLVYRAAYLKDQKKPFGKESAMAKLYASEVAMKSTVKAVQIHGGYGYMKEYKVERLMRDAKITQIYEGTSEIQRMIISESLLK; this comes from the coding sequence ATGAATTTTACTTTAACACCGAAGCAGCAGATGTTAAAAAACTTCTTCAGGGAGTTTGCTAAAAAAGAGGTGGAACCCCTTGCTGCGAAAATTGATGAAAGTGAAGAATTTCCCTGGTCGACAGTAAAAAAAATGGCCAAGCTAGGTATTATGGGTATCCCTTTCCCGAAAGAGTATGGAGGAGCAGGAGGAGACACCCTAAGCTATACGATTGCCGTTGAGGAAATTTCCAGGGCTTGCGCTGCCACTGGTATTATCCTGGCCGCGCATGTTTCTACCGCTTGTCACCCTATTTACCAGTTTGGCAACGAAGAGCAAAAACAGAAATATCTTAAACCCATGGCCCAGGGACAACTGCTGGGAGCGATTGCCCTTACCGAACCCAATGCAGGGTCTGACGCATCAAACCAGCAGACAACAGCGGAATTAGATAGAGATGCCTACGTTATTAACGGTACGAAAATGTTTATAACCAATGGCGGTGTTGCCGATGTATATATAGTTTTTGCAGTAACAAACCGCAGCAAAGGATTAAAAGGCATCAGCGCATTTATTGTCGAAAAAGGGCTACCGGGTTTTTCTTTCGGGATTAAAGAGAATAAAATGGGCATCCGGGCTTCCAGCACTACCGAGTTGATTTTTCAGGAATGTCGCATTCCCAAAGAGAACTTGCTAGGGAAAGAAGGAGAAGGTTTTTATATTGCTATGCAAAGCTTAAACGGCGGACGTATCGGTATCGGCGCGCAGGCGCTTGGAATAGCCCAAGCAGCGCTTGACGAGTCTATTCGTTATTCGAAGGAAAGATATCAGTTTAAAAGACGAATCGGCGACTTCCAAGCAATCCAATGGATGCTGGCAGATATGGCTACCGAAATTGACGCCGCCAGATTTTTGGTTTACAGGGCGGCCTATCTAAAAGACCAAAAAAAACCTTTCGGCAAAGAATCTGCCATGGCTAAACTCTATGCCTCGGAAGTGGCAATGAAGAGCACTGTAAAGGCTGTCCAGATTCACGGCGGGTATGGGTATATGAAGGAGTATAAGGTGGAACGTTTGATGCGCGATGCCAAAATAACACAGATATATGAAGGGACGTCCGAGATTCAGCGAATGATTATTTCCGAGAGCCTGTTGAAATGA
- a CDS encoding phage integrase N-terminal SAM-like domain-containing protein — MWSKPLPELLEELEQELKRLGYTEATLKFYRRRWQMLLDFAKSRGENYFSEQLGIDFVEKHFNILEKDFDKTLSQNDTQELRVIRMVGDFQLHHSVLRRYYKHKEILTDAYYIVISDDFQQYCKEKGYSKVTIDHYVKQSAYFMDYLASQGISNCSDITLDLINGYIRTLAGYTYKTVEQNICSLRAFFRFLLEREIVSTDFASKTPMVQARKQTRIPSVWTKDELKALINAIDRGSPKGKRDYAIILLACSLGLRCTDIKQLKTENFHWEEKKLVLTQSKTKEPLVLPLIPEVGWAVIDYLRYGRPKVDIPYIFIRHTAPFLPFSEGDHLNQLIKQYMVEAHLPTLLLESTSRILCN; from the coding sequence ATGTGGAGCAAACCATTACCGGAACTGCTGGAAGAACTTGAGCAGGAACTGAAGCGTCTTGGCTATACAGAAGCCACATTGAAGTTTTATCGCCGCCGTTGGCAGATGCTTTTGGATTTTGCCAAGTCACGCGGCGAAAACTACTTCAGCGAACAACTTGGAATCGACTTCGTTGAAAAACACTTTAACATTCTGGAAAAAGATTTTGATAAAACTCTTTCTCAGAACGATACTCAGGAGCTGCGTGTCATCCGGATGGTGGGCGACTTCCAACTCCACCATTCCGTGCTGCGGCGCTATTACAAGCACAAGGAAATCCTGACAGATGCGTATTACATCGTAATCAGTGATGACTTCCAGCAGTACTGTAAAGAAAAAGGTTATTCAAAAGTCACTATTGACCACTATGTGAAGCAGTCTGCGTATTTCATGGACTATCTTGCATCCCAGGGAATCAGCAACTGCAGCGACATTACCCTGGACCTAATCAACGGATATATTCGGACACTTGCCGGTTATACCTATAAAACAGTAGAGCAGAACATCTGCTCCCTGCGAGCATTCTTCCGTTTCCTTTTGGAAAGGGAAATCGTCAGCACGGATTTTGCGTCAAAAACGCCAATGGTTCAGGCGAGGAAACAAACACGAATACCATCTGTATGGACAAAGGACGAACTTAAGGCACTCATCAACGCTATTGACCGTGGAAGCCCAAAGGGAAAACGTGATTATGCCATTATCCTTCTAGCCTGCTCCCTTGGTCTTAGGTGTACCGATATCAAACAACTGAAAACGGAAAACTTCCATTGGGAAGAGAAAAAACTGGTATTAACGCAGTCCAAGACAAAGGAACCGCTCGTGCTTCCCCTTATCCCGGAAGTAGGATGGGCAGTCATTGATTATCTCCGGTACGGCCGTCCAAAGGTAGACATCCCATATATCTTTATCCGGCATACAGCGCCGTTCCTTCCATTTTCGGAAGGAGACCATCTTAACCAGCTGATCAAACAATACATGGTCGAAGCACACCTTCCTACTTTACTTTTGGAAAGTACATCCAGGATTTTGTGCAACTGA
- a CDS encoding DUF5320 domain-containing protein — translation MPRGDGTGPMGFGPMTGRAAGYCAGYPVPGFANPGFGFGGFSRGRGFRRRNMYFLTGMPGWARFGYNPYYGVGVVPAVDEKTYLKNQAQFVEQELQQIKKRLDELEKESE, via the coding sequence ATGCCGAGAGGAGACGGAACAGGTCCAATGGGGTTTGGTCCAATGACCGGTCGCGCTGCGGGCTATTGCGCCGGTTACCCTGTCCCCGGTTTTGCCAACCCCGGTTTTGGTTTTGGCGGTTTCAGCAGAGGACGTGGTTTCCGGCGCAGGAACATGTACTTTCTGACCGGAATGCCGGGCTGGGCAAGATTTGGATATAATCCCTATTACGGGGTCGGGGTTGTCCCGGCAGTCGATGAAAAAACATATTTAAAGAATCAAGCCCAGTTTGTGGAACAGGAACTCCAGCAGATAAAAAAGCGGCTGGATGAACTGGAAAAGGAATCAGAATAA